In Rutidosis leptorrhynchoides isolate AG116_Rl617_1_P2 chromosome 2, CSIRO_AGI_Rlap_v1, whole genome shotgun sequence, one genomic interval encodes:
- the LOC139889201 gene encoding ubiquitin carboxyl-terminal hydrolase 8-like: protein MRIMKVTVFSTDGSTLPTYVTVAVPKKGKFKDLISALSTACSLRDHETILVAEIYRNILIHFLDELEFTLDMVRDDDVLVAYRLLKDEDSLPLVVFTHCYDESTRPVSTPQLKFWIPLVTRIPDSSNGFEIHKRFLKLLQPFRNPGTVKGSFEFHLTNDCHGSKGSQIMMDEELSISKSCVNFVFVTWSREMLKRYDTTVPRRLPKTGECVEILTKDGPVGPEAMLLNLKSKKSTTNEDEDEDDDCHDDDEDDDEDDDEDDDDDDDDDDDDDDDDDDDDDDDDDDEDEDDEDEDDDDDDDDDDDDPYVCDDDDPYENDPSHPDSRWS from the exons ATGAGAATTATGAAAGTAACGGTTTTCAGCACTGACGGGTCAACCTTACCGACTTATGTCACCGTTGCTGTTCCAAAAAAAGGAAAATTTAAGGATCTTATTAGCGCTTTGAGTACTGCTTGTTCTTTAAGAGATCATGAAACTATATTGGTGGCTGAG ATATACCGCAACATCTTGATTCACTTCTTGGATGAATTAGAGTTCACATTAGACATGGTCAGGGATGATGATGTGCTTGTTGCTTACAGGCTACTTAAGGATGAGGATTCATTGCCCTTGGTTGTATTTACACATTGTTATGACGA ATCAACCAGACCAGTGTCTACACCACAATTGAAGTTTTGGATTCCTCTAGTAACCAGGATTCCTGATAGTAGCAACGGTTTCGAGATACATAAGAGATTTCTCAAGTTACTCCAACCGTTTCGTAATCCAGGGACTGTAAAAGGAAGCTTTGAATTTCATTTGACAAACGACTGCCATGGCTCAAAAGGATCCCAGATTATGATGGATGAAGAATTATCAATCTCGAAATCCTGTGTAAACTTTGTGTTTGTTACGTGGTCTCGTGAAATGTTGAAACGATATGATACTACAGTTCCTAGGCGATTACCTAAAACGGGTGAATGTGTTGAGATTTTGACCAAGGACGGACCGGTGGGGCCTGAAGCCATGTTACTAAACCTAAAGAGTAAGAAGAGCACAAcaaatgaagatgaagatgaagatgatgattgtcatgatgatgatgaagatgatgatgaagatgatgatgaagatgatgatgatgatgatgatgatgatgacgacgatgacgatgacgacgacgacgatgacgatgacgatgacgatgacgaggatgaggatgatgaagatgaagatgatgatgatgatgatgatgatgatgatgatgatccttaTGTATGTGACGATGATGATCCTTATGAAAATGACCCGTCTCATCCAGATTCTCGTTGGAGCTAA